The genome window TGCGAGGTGAGGACCGCGCCCGGCACCGGGCTGGAAGGTCTGCTCGACATCGTCCTGGCCGCGCTCAACCCGCTGGACGATTCCAAGGACGATACGGCTATCTTGGCGATGCAATGGACTCCCCAGACACCGGCCTGACCGCGACCGTCGGGCAAGACCCCGACGGCACTCCTGTCGTGGCGCTGAGCGGCGAGCTGGATCTCACCACCAGTCCGATCGCGACCAGGGCCTTCGAGGCACTCCCCTCGCCCGAAGCTCTCGCGCGTGAGAACGGCGCGCCGCGCGTCGTTGTGGACGTCACCCACCTGCGGTTCATGGACAGCTCCGGCATCACAGTGTTCCTGACCGCGACACGTCGGGGATACCACGTCCGGCTGCGTCAGCCGAACGACTTCCTCCGGAGCGTCATCGCCGCCACCGGCCTGGCGGCGACGCTCCCCCCGGAGGATCCGTGAGCAGCGCGCACTATCCCGAGACTCCGGCGTCCGTCGGTGCTGCCCGCGCCTTCATCGCCCGCACCTTGGTCCACGTACCCGACGAGATCCGCGAACGCGCGCTGCTGCTGACCAGCGAGTTGGCGACCAACGCCATCAGGCACGCCCACAGTCCGTTCACCGTCACCGCCACGATGACTCCGGACGAGGTCCATATCGCGGTCTCTGACACCCGTGGTGGAGTGCCGGTCCCCCGACGCAGTGAAGCGACCGAGACCTCAGGTCGAGGCCTGATGATCGTCAACGCCTTCGCCGACCGCTGGGGGACCGACATCCGGCACGACTGCACCACGGTCTGGTTCGTGCTCGCCCTCGCGCCGCACCTCATGTAGCGGCGCGCCCCTCAGCGGAGCCGCTCAGGCGGTGAGCTGGCGGAGCTGGCCCGCACGGATCAGCTCGTCGATCGGCGTGGGACGGCCGAACAGGAAGCCCTGCGCCTCGTCGCAGCCGGTGGCGCTGATCAGGGCCAGCTGCTCGTCGGTCTCGATGCCCTCGGCGAGGACCGACATGCCGAAGGTCCGGCCCAGGGACAACACCGTCCGGACCAGCTCGACGGTCTGCTCCGGCGTGCCGGCGCCGGAGAAGAACGACCGGTCGATCTTGATCCGGTCGAACGGGAACGACCGCAGCGCGTCGAGCGACGAGTAGCCGACGCCGAAGTCGTCGAGCGCGATGCCGACGCCGAGCTCCTTGATCTCGTGCAGGGCCTGCAGCGCGCGTTCGCGGTCGGTGAAGACGGCCGTCTCGGTGAGCTCCAGCTCGAGCCGCTCCGGTGACAGACCGGAGTCGGCCAGCGCCTCCCGGACGGTCGTCACGAGGTTGGGCTGGGCGAGCTGCACCGCCGAGACGTTGACGGCGACACGGTACGGCGGCTCCCAGCGCACGGCCTCCCGGCAGGCGGTGCGCAGCACCCACTCCCCGACCTGCACGATCAACCCGGTCTCCTCGGCGAGCGGGATGAAGTCGGCCGGCGAGACGACGCCGAGCTGCGGATGCTGCCAGCGCACCAGCGCCTCGAAACCGCGGATCCCGCCGGTCGAGACGGACGTCTGCACCTGGTAGTGCAGGAACAGTTCGTCCCGGGCGACAGCCTCACGAAGGTACGCGGAGAGGCCGCGGCGCAGACGGGTCCGCT of Nocardioides sp. Kera G14 contains these proteins:
- a CDS encoding STAS domain-containing protein; protein product: MDSPDTGLTATVGQDPDGTPVVALSGELDLTTSPIATRAFEALPSPEALARENGAPRVVVDVTHLRFMDSSGITVFLTATRRGYHVRLRQPNDFLRSVIAATGLAATLPPEDP
- a CDS encoding ATP-binding protein is translated as MSSAHYPETPASVGAARAFIARTLVHVPDEIRERALLLTSELATNAIRHAHSPFTVTATMTPDEVHIAVSDTRGGVPVPRRSEATETSGRGLMIVNAFADRWGTDIRHDCTTVWFVLALAPHLM